The following coding sequences are from one Aliarcobacter skirrowii CCUG 10374 window:
- the cas2 gene encoding CRISPR-associated endonuclease Cas2 produces MKLHDYIICYDISDKKRLVKISKLLEKTAARIQYSIYFYPKVAKECIDDLVEKLNKLINQEEDDIRIYKIDIKNSIHLKSGIDLQNPFVI; encoded by the coding sequence ATGAAGTTGCATGATTATATTATTTGTTATGATATTTCAGATAAAAAAAGATTGGTAAAAATATCAAAACTACTTGAAAAAACAGCAGCTAGAATACAATACTCTATATACTTTTATCCAAAAGTAGCAAAAGAGTGTATAGATGATTTAGTAGAAAAATTGAATAAACTAATAAATCAAGAAGAGGATGATATAAGAATTTATAAAATTGATATTAAAAATAGTATCCATCTAAAAAGTGGAATAGATTTGCAAAATCCATTTGTGATTTGA
- a CDS encoding RAMP superfamily CRISPR-associated protein: MEKYRHIAHIIIEARTALKIGSNSIDALQDSPIQKDWNGLPMILGTSLAGVLRKEFDKTKVNDVFGDEDSKKKESKGSRVIFSNALLLNEDKKVTETLLLEKSDFLKNFEILPIRDHNSMNDKGVTNKHGKFDEEIIYKGTRFKFSIELISNKDDKEEFKSILDELYKNSFRVGAGSSKGYGQIEVLEITYDTFDITSKEYIEFSSSLNKTLKEKYENKSIIDDKYIKYELKLTPDDFFMFGSGYGDEQVDMTPVVEKVIDYENKTLSEEKIVIPASSVKGAISHRTTYHYNLKKGNFIENGVKAQIVEDIFGAKKDKKIDGFKGNILISDLYLEKNDTKIFDHVSIDRFTGGAIEGALFQEKTVASCESFILEILLNKEKIKDEVAIEAFENALKDITTGMLSLGGATTKGHGVFGGIVLKMEKNYENL, encoded by the coding sequence ATGGAAAAATATAGACATATAGCACATATAATTATAGAAGCAAGAACAGCTTTAAAAATTGGTTCAAATAGTATTGATGCACTTCAAGATAGCCCAATTCAAAAAGATTGGAATGGATTACCTATGATTTTAGGTACCTCTTTGGCTGGAGTTTTACGAAAAGAGTTTGATAAAACAAAAGTAAATGATGTTTTTGGAGATGAAGATTCAAAGAAAAAAGAGTCAAAAGGTTCAAGAGTGATTTTTTCAAATGCACTACTATTAAATGAAGATAAAAAAGTGACAGAAACTCTACTTTTAGAAAAAAGTGATTTCCTTAAAAATTTTGAAATTCTACCAATAAGAGATCACAACTCTATGAATGATAAAGGTGTTACAAATAAACACGGAAAATTTGATGAAGAGATTATATACAAAGGAACAAGGTTTAAATTTAGTATAGAATTAATCTCAAATAAAGATGACAAAGAAGAGTTTAAATCTATTTTAGATGAATTATATAAAAATAGCTTTAGAGTTGGTGCAGGAAGTTCAAAAGGTTATGGACAAATAGAAGTTTTGGAAATAACTTACGATACTTTTGATATTACAAGTAAAGAGTATATTGAGTTTTCAAGCTCTTTAAATAAAACTCTAAAAGAAAAATATGAAAATAAATCTATCATAGATGATAAATATATAAAATATGAGTTAAAACTAACTCCAGATGACTTTTTTATGTTTGGAAGTGGATATGGAGATGAACAAGTAGATATGACTCCTGTTGTTGAAAAAGTTATTGATTATGAAAATAAAACTTTGAGTGAAGAAAAAATAGTTATTCCAGCTAGTAGTGTAAAAGGTGCAATATCACATAGAACTACTTATCACTACAATCTTAAGAAAGGAAACTTTATAGAAAATGGTGTGAAAGCTCAAATTGTTGAAGATATTTTTGGTGCAAAAAAAGATAAAAAAATAGATGGTTTTAAAGGAAATATCTTAATCTCTGATTTGTATTTAGAAAAAAATGATACAAAAATATTTGACCATGTAAGTATAGATAGATTTACAGGTGGAGCTATTGAGGGTGCTTTATTTCAAGAAAAAACAGTAGCTAGTTGTGAGAGCTTTATTTTAGAGATACTTTTAAATAAAGAAAAAATAAAAGATGAGGTAGCTATAGAAGCATTTGAAAATGCTCTAAAAGATATCACAACTGGAATGTTAAGCTTAGGTGGAGCCACTACAAAGGGGCATGGAGTTTTTGGTGGAATTGTTTTAAAGATGGAGAAAAATTATGAAAACTTATGA
- the cas1 gene encoding CRISPR-associated endonuclease Cas1 yields the protein MIAKDILLDKVKLHKLHLEKYEIDLNIKLILKKIEKAQNIDELMGIEGSFAKTYFKEFFSLLPKNMHKNKRSKNPPQDPANAVLSLFYTLYYNIISIKLLTHGFEPSIGYLHTPFREHNALASDLMELFRADINEEVIQIFKENLLSLDDFTKKGGVYLKYEARSKIWKRFLELEARLKSKLDKEVANIRAKISKDILDEVA from the coding sequence TTGATAGCAAAAGATATTTTACTTGACAAAGTAAAACTACACAAATTGCATTTAGAAAAGTATGAAATAGATTTAAATATAAAATTAATTCTAAAAAAAATAGAAAAAGCACAAAATATAGATGAACTCATGGGAATAGAAGGCTCATTTGCTAAAACATATTTCAAAGAGTTTTTCTCACTTTTGCCAAAAAATATGCACAAAAACAAAAGAAGTAAAAATCCACCACAAGACCCAGCAAATGCAGTTTTGTCACTATTTTATACACTCTACTACAATATAATTTCAATAAAACTTTTAACTCATGGTTTTGAACCATCTATTGGATACTTGCATACGCCATTTCGTGAACACAATGCTTTGGCATCTGATTTAATGGAGCTTTTTAGAGCAGATATAAATGAAGAAGTTATACAAATATTTAAAGAAAATCTTCTAAGCTTAGATGATTTTACAAAAAAAGGTGGAGTCTATTTAAAATATGAAGCTAGAAGTAAGATTTGGAAAAGATTTTTAGAGCTAGAAGCAAGATTAAAATCAAAGCTAGATAAAGAAGTAGCAAACATAAGAGCAAAAATCTCAAAGGATATTTTAGATGAAGTTGCATGA
- a CDS encoding NfeD family protein, whose protein sequence is MPSAMEFYTLIALGILLLAFEVFVTSFVIVWFALGFILVGFISLFYGFENILWQLILISVLSMFLLILFRKKALKRFSKSEKDISDNFFNEKGIGEFKLGQIFYKGTFWQIEPSFDIKNLSENEKVKVLKIENNLIYIEKLDKR, encoded by the coding sequence ATGCCTAGTGCAATGGAATTTTATACTCTAATAGCTTTAGGAATTTTACTTTTGGCTTTTGAAGTATTTGTAACATCTTTTGTGATTGTTTGGTTTGCTTTAGGATTTATTTTAGTTGGTTTTATATCACTTTTTTATGGTTTTGAAAATATCCTTTGGCAACTTATTTTAATATCTGTTTTATCAATGTTTTTATTAATTCTTTTTAGAAAAAAAGCATTAAAAAGATTTTCAAAAAGTGAAAAAGATATAAGTGATAACTTTTTCAATGAGAAAGGTATTGGAGAGTTTAAGCTAGGGCAAATATTTTATAAAGGAACTTTTTGGCAAATTGAACCAAGTTTTGATATAAAAAATTTAAGTGAAAATGAAAAAGTAAAAGTTTTAAAAATTGAGAACAATTTAATATATATTGAAAAACTAGATAAGAGATAA
- a CDS encoding WYL domain-containing protein produces the protein MQTKKSILQLQLLKELLEGKKVCLKTFSSKFDISLRSAQRYMQDLIEVFGDNILKDSELYSFVSHSILDKNILNFNKKELENFVDLYSLLDFDFSTKLDDKNRTILQKMEKKYSSTYLIKQNPFENFLQKKELLFQIKDAIKNRRYAKIEYTSDKKYIFDQAKILKIVFAEGNFYIAALTPDEINSGFKFLRLSFVDKIDLYATTFKKEYEAEDFLKKFQTLFSNYKKEPFEVVLKIDESVKRFFINKKFLSSQTILENKDDLIVSFKVTNSMEILPLVKKWLPNIKIVSPKEIKEQFEEELREYLK, from the coding sequence TTGCAAACAAAAAAATCAATACTCCAACTACAACTACTAAAAGAGCTATTAGAAGGAAAAAAAGTTTGTTTAAAAACTTTCTCATCAAAATTTGATATAAGTCTTAGAAGTGCTCAAAGATATATGCAAGATTTAATAGAAGTTTTTGGTGATAATATACTAAAAGATAGTGAGCTTTATAGTTTTGTTTCACACTCTATTTTGGATAAAAATATTTTGAATTTCAATAAAAAAGAGCTAGAAAACTTTGTAGATTTGTACTCTTTGCTCGATTTTGATTTTTCAACAAAACTAGATGATAAAAACAGAACAATACTTCAAAAAATGGAAAAAAAGTACTCTTCTACATATTTAATAAAACAAAACCCATTTGAAAATTTTTTACAAAAAAAAGAGTTATTGTTTCAAATAAAAGATGCAATCAAAAATAGAAGATATGCAAAAATAGAGTATACAAGTGACAAAAAATATATTTTTGATCAAGCAAAGATTTTAAAAATAGTATTTGCTGAAGGAAATTTTTATATCGCAGCTTTAACACCTGATGAGATAAATAGTGGTTTCAAGTTTTTAAGATTGAGTTTTGTAGATAAGATAGATTTGTATGCAACTACTTTTAAAAAAGAGTATGAAGCAGAGGATTTTTTAAAAAAATTTCAAACTCTTTTTTCAAACTACAAAAAAGAGCCATTTGAAGTAGTTTTAAAAATAGATGAGAGTGTAAAAAGATTTTTTATAAATAAGAAGTTTCTATCTTCACAAACAATTTTAGAAAACAAAGATGATTTAATAGTAAGTTTCAAAGTTACAAATAGTATGGAGATTTTACCTTTGGTTAAAAAGTGGTTACCAAATATAAAAATAGTCTCTCCAAAAGAGATAAAAGAGCAGTTTGAAGAAGAGTTAAGAGAGTATTTGAAATAA
- a CDS encoding TIGR03986 family type III CRISPR-associated RAMP protein, with amino-acid sequence MITAPYNFVPLNKEIFYPSWADDVSHDVPFKDGESGEIDITITAKSPIFIRNHSKDKEKPTDEFCHHINQNGAKEFYIPSSSIKGMVRNVLEILSFSKITINENYKDIFGVRDMSNQKELVGGANGCGFLIKKDDEFYIEDCGQILTISHTNLEEKFKNLKKLESAKEKYNKFGLLKELKFSTYKKIMDIRGRKIPKNMAKFDNNSSLFGKLVFTGNIGNKKHEFIFKTNGKILELDKKVFNNFSNVYFKDENSVDGQFWKQNFPKTLKIPVFYIKDKDSNKIKHIGLTQLFKIAYNKSIFEASKQNIKENKLDLAQTIFGYVSKEKALKGRVQFSHFKSTIQRYEKEVEQVLGTPNPTYYPNYIRQTNTNRDKVNKYITLMDSNAQISGWKRYPLHSSIKNPPLIKKKDGSINHDITTHFKPLSKDTVFKGKLRFHNLKKIEIGALLSAITFHGQSDKYMHNIGMAKSLGYGKIDIKLEPRNLKYTQNEYLKEFENEISKHIPNWRNSEQLKELFAMANRDINIDKNKNLVYQLLENPKPKYKDKNDFTGAKKDKDYLLPYSGIIPNNANKAKQEPNRGDNKMNGIRIVSKVNKK; translated from the coding sequence ATGATTACAGCACCATATAACTTTGTACCACTAAATAAAGAAATTTTTTATCCATCTTGGGCTGATGATGTAAGTCATGATGTGCCTTTTAAAGATGGTGAGAGTGGAGAGATAGATATAACTATCACAGCAAAAAGTCCTATATTTATACGAAATCATAGTAAAGATAAAGAAAAACCAACAGATGAATTTTGTCATCATATAAACCAAAATGGTGCAAAAGAGTTCTATATACCATCTTCAAGTATAAAAGGAATGGTAAGAAATGTTTTGGAGATATTAAGTTTTTCAAAAATTACAATAAATGAAAACTATAAAGATATTTTTGGTGTAAGAGATATGTCAAATCAAAAAGAGTTAGTTGGTGGTGCAAATGGTTGTGGTTTTTTAATAAAAAAAGATGATGAATTTTATATTGAAGACTGTGGACAAATTTTAACTATTTCTCATACAAATCTAGAAGAAAAATTTAAAAATTTAAAAAAACTAGAGAGTGCAAAAGAGAAATACAATAAATTTGGACTTTTAAAAGAGTTGAAGTTTAGCACATATAAAAAAATTATGGATATAAGAGGAAGAAAAATTCCAAAAAATATGGCTAAATTTGATAATAATTCTTCATTATTTGGTAAATTAGTTTTTACTGGAAATATAGGAAATAAAAAGCATGAATTTATCTTTAAAACAAATGGTAAGATTTTAGAATTAGATAAAAAAGTATTTAACAACTTTTCAAATGTATATTTCAAAGATGAAAATTCAGTAGATGGACAGTTTTGGAAACAAAATTTTCCTAAAACCTTAAAAATACCAGTATTTTATATCAAAGATAAAGATAGCAATAAGATAAAACATATAGGACTTACTCAATTATTCAAAATAGCTTATAACAAATCTATTTTTGAAGCTTCAAAACAAAATATAAAAGAAAATAAACTAGATTTAGCTCAAACTATTTTTGGATATGTATCTAAAGAAAAAGCCTTAAAAGGAAGAGTTCAATTTAGTCATTTTAAAAGTACAATACAAAGATATGAAAAAGAAGTTGAACAAGTTTTAGGAACCCCAAATCCTACTTACTATCCAAACTATATTAGACAAACAAATACAAATAGAGATAAAGTAAATAAATATATTACTCTTATGGATAGTAATGCACAAATTTCAGGTTGGAAAAGATACCCACTACATAGTAGTATTAAAAATCCACCGTTAATAAAAAAGAAAGATGGTAGTATAAATCATGATATTACAACACATTTTAAACCACTAAGTAAAGATACTGTATTTAAAGGTAAGCTTAGATTTCATAATCTAAAAAAAATAGAGATAGGAGCACTACTGAGTGCTATTACATTTCATGGACAAAGTGATAAATATATGCACAATATTGGGATGGCAAAATCTTTAGGATATGGGAAAATAGATATAAAATTAGAGCCAAGAAATCTAAAATATACACAAAATGAGTATTTAAAAGAGTTTGAAAATGAAATATCAAAACATATACCAAATTGGAGAAATTCTGAACAACTAAAAGAGCTTTTTGCTATGGCAAACAGAGATATAAATATAGATAAGAATAAAAACTTAGTTTATCAGTTACTTGAAAATCCAAAACCAAAATATAAAGATAAAAATGATTTTACAGGTGCAAAAAAAGATAAAGATTATTTGCTTCCATATTCAGGAATAATACCAAATAATGCTAATAAAGCAAAACAAGAACCAAATAGAGGTGATAACAAAATGAACGGTATAAGAATTGTTAGCAAAGTAAATAAAAAATAA
- a CDS encoding SPFH domain-containing protein, translating into MEATITFAIAIIFFAIVIITRGVKIVSQSDLYVVERLGKFHKVLHGGFHIIIPIIDNVRSILTSREQLVDINRQAVITKDNVNISIDGIVFCKVDDATMATYNVMNFKDAIANLAMTTLRAEIGAMVLDDTLSNRETLNAKLQTELGSAAANWGIKVTRVEIADISVPASIEKAMNMQMEAEREKRAIQTRAEAQKEAQIREAEAFKQSEILKAEAIERMADAKKYEQEKVAAGQKEAMNLINEAMNQNEKAAEFLLAKDRVAAFKALAESSSTDKMILPYEVTQMIGSTSVLGDAFFKGASNTKANNA; encoded by the coding sequence ATGGAAGCAACAATAACATTTGCAATTGCAATAATATTTTTTGCAATCGTAATAATAACAAGAGGTGTAAAAATAGTATCTCAATCAGATTTATATGTGGTTGAAAGATTAGGTAAATTTCACAAAGTTTTACATGGTGGATTTCATATAATTATTCCAATTATAGACAATGTAAGATCAATTTTAACATCAAGAGAGCAGTTGGTTGATATAAATAGACAAGCTGTTATTACAAAAGATAATGTAAATATCTCAATAGATGGTATTGTTTTTTGTAAAGTCGATGATGCTACTATGGCAACATACAATGTTATGAATTTCAAAGATGCAATTGCAAACTTAGCAATGACAACTTTAAGAGCTGAAATTGGAGCTATGGTTTTAGATGATACTTTATCAAATAGAGAGACTTTGAATGCAAAACTTCAAACAGAGCTAGGAAGTGCCGCTGCAAACTGGGGAATTAAAGTAACAAGAGTTGAAATAGCAGATATCTCTGTTCCTGCATCAATAGAAAAAGCTATGAATATGCAAATGGAAGCTGAGAGAGAAAAAAGAGCTATTCAAACAAGAGCAGAGGCTCAAAAAGAGGCACAAATTAGAGAAGCAGAAGCTTTTAAACAAAGTGAAATTTTAAAAGCTGAAGCAATAGAGAGAATGGCAGATGCAAAAAAATATGAGCAAGAAAAAGTTGCAGCTGGTCAAAAAGAGGCTATGAATTTAATAAACGAAGCAATGAATCAAAATGAAAAAGCAGCTGAGTTTTTACTTGCAAAAGATAGAGTTGCTGCTTTTAAAGCCTTAGCAGAAAGCTCTAGTACTGATAAAATGATACTTCCTTATGAAGTAACACAGATGATTGGAAGTACATCAGTTTTAGGAGATGCTTTTTTCAAAGGTGCATCAAACACAAAGGCAAACAATGCCTAG
- a CDS encoding porin family protein, whose amino-acid sequence MKKITKIALAATILTSALNADVVKHFGVTAINSDVKLENADKFTEYGVNFGLTKYFDSNILLGVDASITFGNMDFSSNGQTESILMTGVAGDVKAGYSFFDRKVDLYATIGFAGQGFDNGESDSIGFGYGAGVQYNFAQHWAVAADYKKYDMDFEGLVDYDLNRVGVTVKYLF is encoded by the coding sequence ATGAAAAAAATCACAAAAATTGCTTTAGCAGCAACAATTCTAACGAGTGCATTAAATGCAGATGTAGTAAAACATTTTGGAGTTACAGCAATAAACTCAGATGTAAAGCTTGAAAATGCAGATAAATTTACAGAGTATGGGGTAAATTTTGGTCTTACAAAATATTTTGATTCAAATATTTTACTTGGAGTTGATGCTTCAATTACTTTTGGTAATATGGATTTCTCTTCAAACGGTCAAACAGAATCTATTTTGATGACAGGTGTAGCAGGTGATGTAAAAGCTGGTTACTCATTTTTTGATAGAAAAGTTGATTTGTATGCAACTATAGGTTTTGCTGGACAAGGATTTGACAATGGTGAGTCAGATTCAATAGGTTTTGGATATGGTGCTGGAGTTCAATACAACTTTGCACAACACTGGGCAGTAGCAGCTGATTACAAAAAATATGATATGGATTTTGAGGGTTTAGTTGATTATGATTTAAACAGAGTTGGGGTTACAGTTAAGTATCTATTTTAA
- the cas2 gene encoding CRISPR-associated endonuclease Cas2: MKNYLVLYDIFNTKRAYKIRKYLYKHTTGGQKSALEIPLDEKLSDKLIFKLNSYTKDIDKINIVKIYKNPILLGKASQLNIISNGVIV; encoded by the coding sequence ATGAAAAATTATCTAGTTCTTTATGACATTTTTAATACAAAAAGAGCATATAAAATAAGAAAATATCTTTACAAACACACAACAGGTGGGCAAAAATCAGCCCTAGAAATTCCACTAGATGAAAAACTATCAGATAAGCTAATATTTAAATTAAATAGCTACACAAAAGATATAGACAAAATAAATATTGTAAAGATTTACAAAAACCCAATTCTACTTGGAAAAGCTTCACAACTAAACATAATTTCAAATGGAGTAATAGTATGA
- the csx2 gene encoding TIGR02221 family CRISPR-associated protein encodes MAKILITLLGTGSKAKGDNTNNNYELADYIIDDKIYEKRAFISSAIAEHYEVDKIFTIGTKQSMWDNLCEFYNTNEEYHFEVLNLKEKELLDEDKLEGLSSAIDKKLQNSGSKCFIIENSESSEEIWQMFEKMLHILDDVDDKDELYFDITHLFRSVSVFSMIIAEFAQITRDIKISGMFYGLLKKGKPSVVVDLSLYFEFLAWTRAIKSLKDYGNASELLKLLESSNQSKEIVNSFKSFAYSLSISDMGELQNSIEILKGKIDKFVLSNNPIVRLISKDLLEFINRFGKIKKDELAKFQFELTKWYSQNNNHAMAYITLAEASVTAVCEANNLDVASMEDRKKAQNILFEYSKWSNDYPKELQKIGETYSKINNIRNNIAHKLSGNSKRSKSTPTNSVENLSNYINILESLLKTK; translated from the coding sequence ATGGCAAAAATTTTAATAACTCTTCTTGGAACTGGGAGTAAAGCAAAAGGCGATAACACAAATAACAATTATGAATTAGCAGATTATATAATTGATGATAAAATTTACGAAAAAAGAGCATTTATATCTAGTGCAATAGCAGAGCATTATGAGGTTGATAAAATATTTACAATAGGTACAAAACAATCTATGTGGGATAATTTGTGCGAATTTTATAATACAAATGAAGAATATCATTTTGAAGTATTGAATTTAAAAGAAAAAGAACTTTTAGATGAAGATAAATTAGAAGGCTTATCAAGTGCAATTGATAAGAAACTACAAAACAGTGGCTCAAAATGTTTTATTATAGAAAATAGTGAAAGTAGTGAAGAAATTTGGCAAATGTTTGAAAAAATGTTACATATTTTAGATGATGTAGATGATAAAGATGAGTTATATTTTGATATTACACATCTTTTTAGGTCAGTTTCAGTTTTTTCGATGATAATTGCAGAATTTGCACAAATTACAAGAGATATAAAAATATCAGGTATGTTTTATGGTTTATTAAAAAAAGGCAAACCTTCAGTTGTAGTTGATTTATCTTTATATTTTGAATTTTTAGCTTGGACTAGAGCTATAAAATCTTTAAAAGATTACGGAAATGCAAGTGAGCTATTAAAACTTTTAGAATCTAGTAATCAAAGCAAGGAGATAGTAAATAGCTTTAAAAGTTTTGCATACTCTTTAAGTATATCAGATATGGGAGAGCTACAAAATAGTATTGAAATTTTAAAAGGAAAAATAGATAAATTTGTATTAAGCAATAATCCTATTGTAAGATTAATATCAAAAGATCTTTTAGAATTTATAAATAGATTTGGAAAAATCAAAAAAGATGAGCTAGCCAAATTTCAGTTTGAATTAACAAAATGGTATAGCCAAAACAACAATCATGCTATGGCATATATTACACTTGCAGAAGCTTCTGTTACTGCTGTTTGTGAAGCAAATAATTTGGATGTAGCATCTATGGAAGATAGAAAAAAAGCACAAAATATATTATTTGAATATAGTAAATGGAGTAATGACTACCCAAAGGAACTCCAAAAAATAGGAGAAACATATTCAAAAATAAATAATATTAGAAATAATATTGCCCATAAACTTTCAGGAAATTCAAAAAGATCAAAATCTACCCCTACAAATAGTGTTGAAAATTTATCAAACTATATAAATATTTTGGAAAGTTTATTAAAAACAAAATAA
- a CDS encoding TIGR04423 family type III CRISPR-associated protein: protein MKTYEEIKNFYINLEGKFEGYFQMSDEKLNKVYQEKQTLPSWEDLHEDKNFILEACLFDGNRSITIRNIGNSFVLIDKNISDFKEENITKQSFITNGYKEVIISQIWEEKEDENCLNIKVLKPTIQLFSGFKKGETK, encoded by the coding sequence ATGAAAACTTATGAAGAGATAAAAAACTTCTATATAAATTTAGAAGGTAAATTTGAGGGATATTTTCAAATGTCAGATGAAAAACTAAACAAAGTTTATCAAGAAAAACAAACTTTACCATCTTGGGAAGATTTACACGAAGATAAAAATTTTATTCTTGAAGCTTGTTTATTTGATGGAAACAGAAGCATAACTATAAGAAATATTGGAAACTCTTTTGTTTTAATAGATAAAAATATAAGTGATTTTAAAGAAGAAAATATCACAAAACAAAGCTTTATCACAAATGGCTATAAAGAAGTAATTATAAGCCAAATTTGGGAAGAAAAAGAGGATGAAAATTGTCTAAACATAAAGGTTTTAAAACCAACTATTCAGCTTTTTTCAGGATTTAAAAAAGGAGAAACAAAATGA
- a CDS encoding B12-binding domain-containing radical SAM protein: MNRQKEIILTTLNSRFSHSSLSLRYLFANLKELKDEAKILEFVINSQTQTIVEEILEYKPKIVLISTYIWNAQDVAEIVKYIKLISPNTIVALGGPEISHLPHRVDFEMADYFMFGEGEISVYNLCKNILGGIRPKDKIIHAKPVEFDKIALPYDYYTDFDIKNRHIYIESSRGCPFTCEFCLSSIDSSMRYLPIDVFLNEIDKLWNRGARNYKFIDRTFNLKISYAKAILDYFLEKDEDYFLHFEVIPDNFPLELRQRLKKFKAGSLQLEVGIQTLNLDVAKNINRNLKIDKIKENLAFLSSETKAHMHIDLIVGLPTETIESFEANLDLLYTLSSGEIQIGILKKLSGTTLNRHDELHGMVYNPNPPYDILKNNLVSFTLMQDMKRFARFWDIVYNSGNFVKTSKLLFKDGKVFKNFFDFSKWLYKRSESTFKISLDRVAEYLFEYLSRDWEEEILVKTILDDVMMIEGRKIPPFLKKYKKYEKDFIQIEQSRANKRQILRIENND, from the coding sequence TTGAATAGACAAAAAGAGATAATATTAACAACACTAAACTCAAGATTTTCGCACTCAAGTCTATCTTTAAGATACTTGTTTGCAAATCTAAAAGAGTTAAAAGATGAAGCAAAGATTTTAGAGTTTGTGATAAATAGCCAAACTCAAACAATAGTTGAAGAGATTTTAGAGTACAAACCAAAAATTGTATTAATCTCAACATATATTTGGAATGCTCAAGATGTAGCCGAAATTGTAAAATATATAAAACTAATAAGCCCAAATACAATAGTAGCTCTTGGAGGTCCTGAGATTAGTCATCTTCCTCATAGAGTAGATTTTGAAATGGCAGATTATTTTATGTTTGGAGAGGGTGAGATAAGTGTTTATAACTTATGTAAAAATATCTTAGGTGGAATTAGACCAAAAGATAAGATAATTCATGCAAAGCCAGTTGAGTTTGATAAAATCGCTCTACCATATGATTATTACACAGATTTTGATATAAAAAATAGACATATTTATATAGAAAGCAGTCGTGGTTGCCCTTTTACTTGTGAATTTTGTCTATCTAGTATTGATAGTAGTATGAGATATTTGCCTATTGATGTTTTTTTAAATGAGATTGATAAACTTTGGAATAGGGGGGCACGAAACTACAAGTTTATAGATAGAACTTTTAATCTAAAAATATCTTATGCAAAAGCTATTTTGGACTATTTTTTAGAAAAAGATGAGGACTATTTTTTACACTTTGAGGTAATTCCTGATAATTTTCCACTTGAGTTAAGGCAGAGATTAAAAAAGTTCAAAGCAGGAAGTTTACAACTTGAAGTTGGTATTCAAACTCTAAATTTAGATGTTGCAAAAAATATAAATAGAAACCTAAAAATTGATAAAATCAAAGAGAATCTAGCATTTTTGAGTTCTGAGACAAAAGCTCATATGCATATAGATTTAATTGTAGGTTTACCAACAGAGACTATAGAGAGTTTTGAGGCAAATCTTGATTTACTATATACTTTAAGTAGTGGTGAAATTCAAATTGGAATTTTAAAAAAACTATCTGGGACTACCTTAAATAGGCACGATGAACTACATGGTATGGTATATAATCCAAACCCACCTTATGATATTTTAAAAAACAATTTGGTAAGTTTTACTCTCATGCAGGACATGAAAAGATTTGCTAGGTTTTGGGATATTGTTTACAATAGTGGAAATTTTGTAAAGACTTCAAAACTACTTTTCAAAGATGGTAAAGTGTTTAAAAACTTTTTTGATTTTAGTAAATGGTTGTATAAAAGAAGTGAAAGTACTTTTAAAATCTCTCTTGATAGGGTTGCTGAGTATTTGTTTGAGTATTTAAGCCGTGATTGGGAAGAGGAGATTTTGGTAAAAACAATTTTGGATGATGTGATGATGATAGAGGGTAGAAAAATACCACCATTTTTGAAAAAGTATAAAAAATATGAGAAGGATTTTATTCAAATTGAACAAAGCAGGGCAAATAAGAGACAGATTTTAAGGATAGAAAACAATGATTAA